A segment of the Candidatus Polarisedimenticolia bacterium genome:
CGGGCTCGCTTCCCTGTCGCTTCCCCCGCTCGCCGTGTCGCTGATCCAGGTGGCGGCCTTCCTCTTGAAGGTGGCCTTCTTCCTCTTCGTTTATGTGTGGGTCCGCTGGACGCTGCCGCGCTTCCGGTTCGATCAGCTCATGGACCTGGGATGGAAGGTCATGCTGCCGCTGGCGCTCTTGAACATCTTCTTGACGTCCTGGCTGATTCTGAACGGGTGGATATGAATCCCGAAATCCTGCTGGTCGACGCCGTCGCGTTCGTCGCCATCTTCGCCGCCCTGATGGTGGTGTTCCACCGCAACCCGATGGTGAGCGTCGTCTTCCTGATCGTCAACCTGGTCTGCGTGGCGCTCTTCTTCCTGCTCCTGAACGCCCAATTCCTGTTCGCCATCCAGATCATCGTCTACGCCGGCGCGATCATGGTTCTCTTCGTCTTCGTCGTGATGCTGCTGGATCTGCGCGTCGAGGAGGCGGCCCCCGGCGGCCGCATCCAGAGCGCCCTGGCCGGCTTGGGAGGGCTGCTGCTGGTGGCGCTCCTCTGGATCGCCATGTGGGGGCGCAGCTCCGCCTCGAACAGCTACACCGGGGGGTTCTGGGCGGGTTTCGGGACCGTCGAGGACGTGGGGCGCCTCCTGTTCG
Coding sequences within it:
- a CDS encoding NADH-quinone oxidoreductase subunit J, yielding MNPEILLVDAVAFVAIFAALMVVFHRNPMVSVVFLIVNLVCVALFFLLLNAQFLFAIQIIVYAGAIMVLFVFVVMLLDLRVEEAAPGGRIQSALAGLGGLLLVALLWIAMWGRSSASNSYTGGFWAGFGTVEDVGRLLFGEYVFAFEAASVLLVVAMIGAVLLARRER